Proteins from a single region of Murdochiella vaginalis:
- a CDS encoding ABC transporter substrate-binding protein, which translates to MKSLRSMFLPLALVLLLTGCGQSQSQKEAEKINSSEPVSQVQESNQAESSEKKVEIDVKNPLIRNNLDKSGKFRIEYPEGVRDKHGEALKLDKYPEKIVDLSTSTLYLMSKLEVPLTAVSRTVATTKAAEYYKDVQKIESGMRGVDTEAVIALEPDLVIMSGGMKEKFGSQLEKLGIPVYYTSEGPMIGLVENQAETEALAEAFGGSQAREDVSTIYDEVKKACEEYAKNHSAKKTMILFGPGSDSTMISTSKSFFGQILKMLGFENVGDSLDQKGSGIIPSSLEMLVKANPELLFLIAPPTGYDPQSLIDAYEKAKKADPEVWEEIDAVKNNQVIALPGNYTTSRGLEITQDLLTLIDKLSAEVGK; encoded by the coding sequence ATGAAGTCATTACGTTCTATGTTTTTACCATTGGCCTTGGTCTTGCTTTTAACAGGCTGCGGGCAGTCACAGTCACAGAAGGAAGCGGAAAAGATAAACTCCTCGGAGCCGGTGAGTCAGGTGCAGGAAAGCAACCAGGCGGAAAGCTCAGAAAAAAAAGTGGAGATTGACGTCAAAAATCCGCTCATTCGGAACAACTTGGACAAATCCGGAAAGTTTCGCATCGAATATCCGGAGGGGGTGAGGGACAAGCACGGAGAGGCCCTGAAGCTTGACAAATACCCGGAAAAAATTGTCGACCTCTCCACCTCCACCCTCTACCTCATGTCGAAATTAGAGGTCCCCTTGACGGCTGTTTCCCGTACTGTGGCGACCACCAAGGCAGCAGAGTATTACAAGGATGTGCAAAAGATTGAATCTGGTATGCGGGGAGTGGACACGGAGGCGGTTATCGCTCTAGAACCGGACCTGGTCATTATGAGCGGAGGAATGAAAGAGAAGTTCGGCAGTCAACTGGAGAAGTTAGGGATTCCTGTTTACTACACTTCCGAAGGTCCCATGATCGGACTGGTCGAGAACCAGGCAGAGACGGAGGCCCTGGCAGAAGCTTTTGGCGGCAGCCAGGCAAGGGAAGATGTTTCCACAATTTACGATGAAGTAAAGAAGGCGTGTGAAGAATACGCAAAGAACCACTCGGCGAAGAAGACTATGATCCTCTTCGGACCGGGGTCCGACAGCACCATGATTTCTACCTCTAAAAGCTTTTTCGGGCAAATTCTCAAAATGTTGGGCTTTGAGAATGTCGGAGACTCCTTGGACCAGAAAGGGTCGGGCATCATCCCTTCCAGTCTTGAGATGTTAGTCAAGGCAAATCCTGAATTGCTTTTCCTGATTGCACCGCCCACGGGTTACGACCCGCAAAGCTTGATCGATGCCTACGAAAAGGCAAAAAAGGCGGACCCCGAAGTCTGGGAAGAGATTGACGCCGTCAAAAACAACCAGGTGATCGCCCTGCCCGGAAACTACACGACTAGCCGGGGTCTAGAAATTACACAGGACCTTCTGACTCTCATTGACAAGCTGTCGGCGGAAGTTGGGAAATAA